In one Gossypium hirsutum isolate 1008001.06 chromosome D09, Gossypium_hirsutum_v2.1, whole genome shotgun sequence genomic region, the following are encoded:
- the LOC107939031 gene encoding LOW QUALITY PROTEIN: WD repeat-containing protein 26 homolog (The sequence of the model RefSeq protein was modified relative to this genomic sequence to represent the inferred CDS: inserted 1 base in 1 codon) yields MGGVEDDEPASKRMKLSSEELRRLSNGSTIKEPVAGSSCDLMARPLQSEGGEEVVGSKGVINKVEFVRIIAKALYSLGYIKSGAHLEEESGIPLHSSVVNVFMRQILEGNWDESVVTLRNIGLTDERTVKSASFLILEQKFFELLDEEKAMDALNTLRTEIAPLGVNDSRVRELSSYIVSPSYCSPTRSPKQDTVRARSRSKLLEELQKLLPATVMVPEGRLEHLVEQALVLQRDACMFHNSLDKEMSLYSDHQCGRDQIPSQALQILQAHTDEVWFLQFSHNGKYLASSSNDQSAIIWEVYETGVSLKHKLSGHQKPLSSVSWSPDDRQLLTCGAEEVVRRWDVSSGECLHVYEKXGLGMVSCGWSPDGKWIFSGLNDKSICMWELDGKELECWKGQRTLKISDLEITGDGKQIISICRETAILLLDREAKVERFIEEDQTITSFSLSRDSRFLLINLLNQEIHLWNIEGDPKLVSKYRGHKRTRFIIRSCFGGLEQAFIASGSEDSLVYIWHRGTGELIETLPGHSGAVNCVSWNPANPHMLASASDDRTIRIWGLNNLSTKRKEPCSNGIHYCNGVY; encoded by the exons ATGGGAGGTGTAGAGGATGATGAACCAGCCTCAAAACGTATGAAACTATCCTCTGAAGAATTGAGACGTCTTTCAAACGGTTCAACTATTAAAGAGCCTGTAGCTGGGTCTTCGTGTGACCTGATGGCTCGGCCCCTACAGTCTGAAGGGGGCGAAGAAGTTGTTGGTTCAAAAGGAGTAATAAATAAGGTAGAATTTGTCCGAATAATAGCAAAAGCATTATACTCTCTTGGTTATATAAAGAGTGGTGCTCATCTAGAGGAAGAGTCAGGGATACCATTACATTCTTCTGTGGTCAATGTCTTTATGCGGCAAATTCTCGAGGGAAATTGGGATGAAAGTGTTGTCACATTGCGTAATATTGGTCTAACAGATGAAAGGACAGTAAAATCTGCCTCTTTTCTGATATTGGAACAGAAGTTCTTTGAACTTTTGGATGAAGAAAAAGCAATGGATGCTCTGAACACATTGAGGACTGAGATTGCACCTCTTGGTGTCAATGATAGTAGAGTACGTGAGCTTTCTTCATACATTGTGTCACCATCTTACTGTTCTCCCACTCGGTCTCCGAAACAAGATACAGTGAGGGCAAGATCTCGGAGCAAATTATTGGAAGAATTACAGAAGCTGCTTCCAGCTACAGTTATGGTCCCTGAAGGAAGGTTGGAGCATTTAGTTGAACAGGCCCTCGTCTTGCAACGCGATGCTTGCATGTTTCACAACTCTCTGGATAAGGAAATGTCACTATATTCTGATCATCAGTGTGGGAGAGATCAAATTCCTTCTCAAGCATTGCAG ATATTACAGGCTCACACTGATGAAGTATGGTTTTTGCAATTCTCACATAACGGAAAATACTTAGCTTCATCGTCTAATGATCAGTCAGCAATCATTTGGGAG GTTTATGAAACTGGAGTATCTTTAAAACATAAGCTCTCTGGTCACCAGAAACCTCTCTCTTCTGTTTCATGGAGTCCTGATGACCGTCAACTTCTGACATGTGGTGCAGAAGAGGTTGTAAGGCGCTGGGATGTCTCTTCTGGTGAATGTCTTCATGTTTATGAAA CTGGTCTTGGTATGGTTTCATGTGGATGGTCTCCGGATGGCAAGTGGATCTTTTCAGGTCTGAATGATAAGAGTATCTGCATGTGGGAATTGGATGGGAAAGAGCTAGAGTGCTGGAAAGGGCAACGAACACTAAAAATTTCTGATTTGGAAATAACAGGGGATGGAAAGCAGATTATAAGTATTTGTCGGGAAACAGCAATATTGTTACTTGACAGGGAAGCAAAAGTTGAGAGATTTATCGAAGAGGATCAAACAATAACTTCATTCTCATTATCTAGAGACAGTAGATTCTTACTGATAAATCTTTTAAACCAAGAGATCCATCTATGGAATATAGAGGGTGATCCGAAGCTTGTTTCTAAATATAGAGGCCATAAACGCACTCGCTTCATCATTCGATCTTGTTTTGGTGGACTTGAGCAAGCTTTTATTGCCAGCGGTAGCGAGGACTCACTG GTCTATATATGGCATAGGGGCACTGGGGAGCTTATAGAGACATTACCAGGTCATTCCGGAGCTGTTAATTGTGTGAGCTGGAATCCAGCAAACCCTCACATGTTGGCATCAGCTAGTGATGATCGAACGATTCGGATATGGGGCTTGAATAATCTAAGCACTAAACGGAAAGAACCTTGCAGTAATGGCATCCATTATTGCAATGGAGTATACTGA